The proteins below are encoded in one region of Apium graveolens cultivar Ventura unplaced genomic scaffold, ASM990537v1 ctg9218, whole genome shotgun sequence:
- the LOC141705688 gene encoding alcohol dehydrogenase 1-like: MIAAAVAWEAGRPLVIEEVDVAPPKKMEVRIRIHFTSLFHSDVYFWEANVYYIDERHEEGGVIESVEDGVTALKLGEKVLPLFTGECGECRHCKSSESNLCDLLRINLDRGVMLSDGMPRFSKDGKPIYHFVGTFTFSHYTVVHSGCVAEINLEAPLDKVCVLSCGISTCTKVFILPCSIYIMGAQVAA, translated from the exons ATGATTGCAGCTGCTGTGGCTTGGGAAGCAGGCAGGCCACTGGTAATAGAGGAGGTAGACGTTGCACCACCGAAGAAAATGGAAGTTCGAATCAGGATTCATTTCACGTCTCTTTTCCATTCTGATGTTTACTTCTGGGAGGCCAATGTATATTATATTGATGAAC GTCACGAAGAAGGAGG AGTCATAGAGAGTGTTGAAGATGGTGTTACAGCCCTCAAACTCGGAGAAAAAGTGTTACCTCTGTTTACAGGCGAGTGTGGGGAGTGCCGTCATTGTAAATCAAGCGAAAGCAATTTGTGTGATCTGCTAAGGATCAATTTGGACAGAGGTGTGATGCTTAGTGATGGTATGCCAAGGTTTTCGAAAGATGGCAAGCCTATCTATCACTTTGTTGGAACTTTCACCTTCAGTCATTACACTGTTGTTCACTCTGGCTGTGTTGCAGAGATCAACCTGGAAGCTCCGCTTGATAAAGTGTGTGTTCTTAGCTGTGGTATATCCACATGCACAAAAGTGTTTATCTTACCATGTTCTATATATATAATGGGAGCTCAAGTTGCAGCCTGA